In Candidatus Cloacimonadota bacterium, a genomic segment contains:
- a CDS encoding amidohydrolase, protein MDLYKIRKDLHQIPELGFQEYKTTKYIKSVLSGFSELEIHEFDFPGLLVEYKKNKGKYKIFRADMDALPIQEANQCDFVSIHHGKMHACGHDIHMTILIGLIEKVIKNQPDQNVLFLFQPAEEGYGGAERILNTGMLDNFEISEAFALHVNGHLPVGTIESKPGVFFANTQEISVKFIGRSAHVAFPQNGRNALAAGADFYLNLQEKIQQQFPNHSKAICEFGFMQAGTVMNAIAAECNLDGTMRAFEEEDWQKVHQLLKTTAAESAKKYDLKHEIIYKSYYKRVVNNKQLHRKLEETAKNLGVNYIQGHAVFTGEDFGYLTDKYKGILFWLGVHSGTKMDLHSPDFLPDKKAIDVGVKVLYSMI, encoded by the coding sequence ATGGATTTATATAAAATTAGAAAAGATCTTCACCAAATTCCGGAACTTGGGTTTCAGGAATATAAAACTACAAAATATATCAAATCAGTGTTATCTGGATTTTCTGAATTAGAAATTCATGAATTTGACTTTCCTGGATTATTGGTTGAATATAAAAAAAATAAGGGGAAATATAAAATTTTTCGTGCCGACATGGATGCCTTGCCAATTCAGGAAGCTAACCAGTGCGATTTTGTTTCGATTCATCACGGAAAAATGCACGCCTGCGGGCATGATATTCACATGACGATCTTGATAGGCTTAATAGAAAAAGTTATCAAAAATCAACCTGACCAGAATGTTTTGTTCCTTTTTCAACCAGCCGAAGAAGGTTATGGCGGAGCTGAAAGAATTCTAAATACTGGCATGCTGGATAATTTCGAGATCTCCGAGGCTTTTGCATTACATGTAAATGGTCATCTTCCTGTCGGAACAATCGAGAGTAAACCTGGGGTTTTCTTTGCCAATACACAGGAAATCTCAGTCAAATTTATCGGCAGAAGTGCTCATGTAGCTTTCCCACAAAATGGCAGGAATGCATTAGCTGCTGGAGCTGATTTTTATTTGAATTTGCAGGAAAAGATCCAGCAACAATTTCCCAACCATTCCAAAGCAATTTGTGAATTTGGTTTTATGCAGGCAGGAACCGTGATGAATGCAATTGCTGCCGAATGTAATCTGGATGGCACGATGCGAGCCTTTGAAGAAGAAGATTGGCAAAAAGTTCATCAACTTCTAAAAACGACAGCTGCAGAAAGTGCAAAAAAATACGATTTGAAACATGAGATAATTTATAAAAGTTATTATAAACGCGTTGTAAACAATAAACAACTGCATCGGAAATTAGAAGAAACAGCAAAAAATCTGGGTGTGAATTATATCCAAGGTCATGCTGTATTTACCGGTGAAGATTTTGGTTATCTGACAGATAAATATAAGGGAATTTTATTTTGGTTAGGAGTACATTCCGGAACTAAAATGGATTTACATTCTCCAGATTTTCTACCTGATAAAAAAGCCATAGATGTAGGTGTAAAAGTACTTTATTCAATGATATAG
- a CDS encoding TatD family hydrolase encodes MFESHAHLDFEHFDKDRNEIIKKCKKEGIEFIINVGVDKKSILNSTDLAEKYDMIFASAGFHPHDAKTYDREFLLQKAKHNKVVAIGEIGLDYYRNLSPKDIQREVFADQIQLAIKMDLPIIVHDRDAHDECLEILSKYNPPKVVFHCFSGDAAFADRILQKGWNISFTGTITYKNSRQDDVVRLVPLDRFFIETDSPYLTPVPNRGKRNSPLNLRYVIEKISEIRGLPPKKITEYSFENAYRFFELDNIK; translated from the coding sequence ATTTTTGAATCACACGCACATCTCGATTTCGAACATTTCGACAAAGACAGAAATGAGATTATCAAAAAATGCAAGAAAGAAGGAATTGAGTTTATAATCAATGTTGGAGTTGATAAAAAATCGATTTTGAACAGTACAGATTTGGCAGAAAAATACGATATGATATTTGCTTCGGCTGGATTTCATCCACACGATGCCAAAACTTATGATAGAGAATTCCTGTTGCAAAAAGCAAAGCACAACAAAGTGGTGGCGATCGGAGAAATCGGCTTGGATTATTATCGCAATTTATCTCCCAAAGATATCCAGAGAGAAGTTTTTGCCGATCAGATACAGCTGGCAATAAAGATGGATCTTCCTATCATCGTTCACGATCGAGATGCTCATGATGAATGTTTGGAAATTCTTTCAAAATACAATCCGCCAAAAGTTGTTTTTCATTGTTTCTCGGGTGATGCAGCTTTCGCAGATAGAATTTTGCAGAAAGGTTGGAATATTTCTTTTACAGGAACTATAACCTACAAAAACAGCAGACAGGATGATGTAGTTCGCCTGGTTCCTCTTGATCGTTTTTTCATTGAAACAGATTCTCCTTATCTGACTCCTGTGCCAAATCGAGGAAAAAGAAATTCTCCTTTGAACTTAAGATATGTAATTGAAAAGATTTCAGAAATCAGGGGTTTACCACCCAAAAAAATAACTGAATACAGCTTTGAAAATGCTTATCGTTTTTTCGAATTAGATAACATAAAATAA
- a CDS encoding 4Fe-4S binding protein, which translates to MAVDINKETCIGCGACVDTCPVEALSMEDDKAVCDAEKCVDCGACIDACPVEAISL; encoded by the coding sequence ATGGCAGTAGATATTAATAAAGAAACATGCATTGGTTGCGGAGCTTGCGTAGATACATGTCCGGTAGAAGCTTTGTCTATGGAAGATGATAAAGCAGTTTGCGATGCTGAAAAATGTGTTGATTGCGGTGCTTGCATTGATGCTTGTCCGGTAGAAGCAATTTCGTTATAA
- a CDS encoding type III pantothenate kinase has product MKKNNLVIDAGNTNVVFAVYHKDIIIQQIRVETKKQDCHKYYYDIISNIFKKYPSEICCCAMSSVVPQITDIIVSIIFKIASIKTSIIDFSSDLGITFDMPDSSHLGSDLVVNAYAAVEKYNKNCIICDLGTATTIQLVSKEGCFFGAAILPGIRTSSESLFEKAAKLKTIDLETPKNLLGKTTRDALLSGIINGHLFLLEGFIRNIKNEHKNLDEIITIATGGLAQMVCRKSDSIDIIDKNLLLNGLNSICNKMR; this is encoded by the coding sequence ATGAAAAAAAATAATCTGGTGATCGATGCAGGCAACACAAATGTGGTTTTTGCTGTATATCATAAAGACATTATAATTCAACAAATTAGAGTTGAAACCAAAAAGCAGGACTGCCATAAATATTATTATGATATTATTAGTAATATATTCAAAAAATATCCTTCCGAAATCTGCTGCTGTGCAATGTCTTCTGTTGTACCGCAAATCACAGATATCATTGTTTCAATTATTTTCAAAATTGCTTCTATAAAGACTTCAATTATAGATTTTAGTTCTGATTTAGGCATAACATTCGATATGCCGGACAGCAGTCATCTTGGTTCAGACCTGGTTGTGAATGCCTATGCTGCTGTAGAAAAATACAATAAAAATTGCATAATTTGTGATCTGGGAACTGCCACTACCATTCAACTTGTAAGTAAAGAAGGATGTTTCTTTGGTGCAGCTATTTTACCGGGAATTCGTACTTCGAGTGAAAGTTTATTCGAAAAAGCTGCCAAACTGAAAACTATCGATTTGGAAACTCCAAAAAATTTATTGGGCAAAACTACGAGAGATGCGCTTCTTTCCGGAATTATAAATGGTCATCTTTTTCTATTGGAAGGCTTTATCAGAAACATAAAAAATGAACATAAAAATTTAGATGAGATAATCACGATAGCAACTGGTGGCTTGGCACAAATGGTTTGCAGAAAATCGGATTCAATTGATATAATTGACAAAAATCTGCTTCTGAATGGTTTGAACTCCATTTGTAATAAAATGAGATAA